In one Niallia taxi genomic region, the following are encoded:
- a CDS encoding helix-hairpin-helix domain-containing protein: MKWLSEKRLIILLCAALAVFIGYHFVSKANETAAGIELGELADAGMEEAQVKQEPEPDIYVDVKGAVKAPGLYEAKQGERVMDIIERANGFTNEADENAINLAERVEDEMIVYIPKLGEELKSVNGDAGQNGDTALVNINEANSSQLLTLPGIGEAKASAIMDYREQNGGFKDAAELKEISGIGEKTFEKLKELITVK; this comes from the coding sequence ATGAAATGGCTTTCAGAAAAAAGACTTATTATATTGCTTTGCGCGGCACTTGCTGTGTTTATTGGGTATCACTTTGTTTCTAAAGCAAATGAGACTGCAGCAGGAATAGAGCTGGGAGAGCTGGCTGATGCTGGCATGGAGGAAGCACAAGTAAAACAGGAGCCAGAGCCAGATATCTATGTCGATGTGAAAGGAGCTGTTAAGGCTCCCGGCTTGTATGAAGCAAAACAAGGAGAACGGGTCATGGATATAATTGAAAGGGCGAATGGATTCACAAACGAAGCTGACGAAAATGCGATCAATCTCGCAGAAAGAGTGGAAGATGAGATGATTGTTTATATTCCAAAGCTTGGTGAGGAGCTAAAAAGTGTTAATGGTGATGCAGGACAGAATGGGGATACAGCCCTTGTAAACATTAATGAAGCAAACAGCAGTCAATTGCTTACATTGCCTGGAATAGGAGAAGCTAAAGCATCTGCAATTATGGATTACAGAGAACAAAATGGCGGGTTTAAGGATGCGGCTGAATTAAAGGAAATAAGCGGGATTGGTGAGAAAACTTTTGAAAAGTTAAAGGAGCTTATCACAGTAAAGTAG
- a CDS encoding ComE operon protein 2 yields the protein MERLSWNEYFMAQSELLALRSTCTRLAVGATIVRDKRIIAGGYNGSIAGGVHCMDEGCYVIDHHCVRTIHAEMNAILQCAKFGVATASADIYVTHFPCLQCCKAIVQAGIKTVYYEHDYKNHPYAIELFKQAKVHVEKVEKQQVIFDNNKMEKKLFVETLLNQLKDSREDMEGIEELEKQAEELFSIIPTETSSV from the coding sequence ATGGAAAGATTATCTTGGAATGAATATTTTATGGCACAAAGTGAATTACTTGCATTGAGGAGTACATGTACTAGGCTTGCTGTCGGTGCAACAATTGTCAGGGATAAAAGAATCATAGCAGGAGGCTACAATGGCAGTATTGCTGGTGGGGTGCACTGTATGGATGAAGGCTGTTACGTAATTGATCATCATTGTGTCCGCACGATTCATGCAGAAATGAATGCCATCCTGCAATGTGCTAAGTTTGGTGTGGCAACAGCCTCAGCAGACATTTATGTTACTCATTTTCCTTGCCTGCAATGCTGTAAGGCGATTGTACAGGCCGGTATTAAGACAGTATATTATGAACATGATTATAAAAACCACCCATATGCGATTGAGCTTTTTAAACAGGCAAAGGTACATGTTGAAAAGGTAGAAAAACAACAGGTTATTTTTGATAATAATAAAATGGAAAAGAAGCTATTTGTTGAGACGTTGTTAAATCAGCTGAAAGATAGCAGGGAGGACATGGAAGGGATTGAGGAATTAGAAAAGCAAGCAGAAGAGCTGTTTTCCATTATCCCTACAGAAACTTCTTCAGTATAA